The following are encoded in a window of Manihot esculenta cultivar AM560-2 chromosome 8, M.esculenta_v8, whole genome shotgun sequence genomic DNA:
- the LOC110621777 gene encoding probable WRKY transcription factor 49, protein MMEQVKASNWLDESEDELIVRELLDDESPFFLLPNEAAESKPTTNHYSNDQTISRLVSTVYSGPTIQDIDHALSFTSSSTIQRDQVQAASQACRISILEKGVSRIENNKYTLKLKTCGNGMADDGYKWRKYGQKSIKNSPYPRSYYKCTNPRCSAKKQVERSREDQDTLVVTYEGLHLHFAYPCFLLEQPNLVNPPPSKKPKKAAATQETAEECPPQASPTTGSMEECECLLDQTQSPQPQSQGLLEDIVPLMIRNPLSSNSSSCSSYPSPPTSPSSLSWSPHSCF, encoded by the exons ATGATGGAACAAGTAAAGGCAAGTAACTGGCTTGATGAGTCTGAAGATGAGCTTATTGTGAGAGAGCTTCTTGATGATGAATCCCCTTTCTTCCTGTTGCCCAACGAAGCTGCTGAATCCAAACCTACGACTAATCATTACTCCAATGACCAAACCATTAGTCGACTCGTTTCCACGGTGTATTCTGGGCCAACAATCCAGGACATTGATCATGCGTTGTCGTTCACCAGCAGCAGCACCATCCAGAGAGACCAAGTCCAAGCTGCTTCACAAGCTTGCAG AATTTCAATATTGGAAAAGGGTGTCAGTAGGATTGAGAATAACAAGTATACTCTGAAACTCAAAACCTGTGGCAATGGAATGGCTGATGATGGTTATAAATGGAGAAAATATGGCCAAAAATCTATCAAGAATAGCCCATATCCCAG GAGCTACTACAAGTGCACAAACCCAAGGTGCAGCGCAAAGAAGCAGGTGGAGAGATCCAGAGAAGATCAAGACACACTGGTAGTAACCTATGAAGGGCTCCATTTACACTTTGCTTATCCATGTTTCCTGCTTGAACAACCTAATCTTGTGAACCCACCACCGTCGAAGAAGCCCAAGAAGGCGGCTGCAACCCAAGAAACGGCCGAGGAATGCCCACCACAAGCAAGTCCAACCACTGGCTCAATGGAGGAGTGTGAGTGCCTGTTGGATCAGACACAAAGTCCTCAGCCTCAGAGTCAGGGTCTGCTTGAAGATATAGTGCCTTTGATGATTAGGAATCCCTTGTCTTCAAATTCTTCTTCTTGCTCTTCTTACCCTTCTCCTCCTACTTCACCTTCTTCCCTCTCTTGGTCTCCCCATTCTTGTTTTTAA